Within the Hypericibacter adhaerens genome, the region CGACCGCGTCATCGCCTCCTCGACCTCGAGCTACCCGCCGAGCGATCTCCAGGCCAAGTGCAAGCATGCCGAGCGGGTCGTGGTCGGCCATCCCTTCAACCCGCCGCACCTGATCCCGCTGGTCGAGGTCGTCGGCGGCCGCAAGACGGATCCCGCCGCGGTCGACTGGTCGATGGCCTTCTATGACGGGATCGGCAAGAAGGCGATCCTGCTCAAGAAGGAGATCGTCGGCCACTACGTCAACCGCGTGCAGGAAGCGATCTTCCGCGAGATGGTGCATTGCGTCGCCGAGGGCATCGTCAGCGTCGAGGATGCCGATATCGGCGTGGCCTACGGCCCCGGCCTGCGCTGGGCCTTCATGGGACCGGCCTTCACCTACCACATGGCGGGCGGCCCCGGCGGGCTCGCCTACAGCTTCGATCATTTCGGCCCCGACATCGAGAAGAACTGGGCCGATCTCGGCAATCCGAAGCTCACGCCCGAGCTGATGAAGACCTTCATCGAGGGCACCAAGGCCGAGACCGGCGGCAAGAGCTATCCCGAGCTCGCCGCCTGGCGCGACCAGTGCCTGGTGGCGATCCAGGGCGCCCTGGAGCAGGTCGCGAAGAAGAAAGGCTGAGGATGACGATCGAGACCATCAGCGAGCATCGCTGCTTCGGCGGCGTCCAGGGCTTCTATCGCCATGCCTCGAGCGCCTGCGCCGGGCCGATGCGCTTCTCGGTCTACCGCCCGCCGCAAGCCGCGCGCGGCCATGTGCCGACGCTGTTCTACCTGGCGGGCCTGACCTGCACCGAAGAGACCTTCATGATCAAGGCGGGCGCCCAGCGGCTCGCTTCCGAGCTCGGCCTCATCCTGGTGGCGCCCGACACCAGCCCGCGCGAGCCGCGCCTGCCGGGCGACGATGCGGACTGGGATTTCGGGCTGGGCGCCGGCTTCTATCTCGACGCGACCCAGGCGCCCTGGTCGGCCCATTACCGCATGCACGATTATGTCTCGCGCGAGCTGCCCGAGCTGGTGGCGAAGCATTTCCCTGCCGATCCGAAGCGCTTCGGCATCTTCGGCCATTCGATGGGCGGCCATGGGGCCCTGGTGCTGGGCCTGCGCCACCCCCACCGCTTCCGCTCGCTCTCGGCCTTCGCCCCGATCTCGAGCCCGTCGCAGGTGCCCTGGGGCATCAAGGCTTTCACCAACTATCTCGGGCCCGATCGCGCGGCGTGGGCCGAATGGGACGCCAATGCCCTGGTGCGCCGGCGCGCCTACGGTCGCCCGATCCTGATCGACCAGGGTCTCGCCGACAAATTCCTCGAGGTGCAGCTCAAGCCCGAGCTCTTCGAGGCCGCCTGCAAGGCCGCCGGCCAGCCCCTGATGCTGCGCCGGCACGAAGGCTACGATCACGGCTATTATTTCATCGAGAGCTTCATCGAGGACCATCTCCGCCACCACGCGGCCGCGTTGGTGGGGTGAGAGGTTACGCAAAGGCAGCCACGAATGATCAACTTCTCCTCTCGCGGAAGGCGAGGGCATCCGCACATCTGACTCTACAGGCATGGTATTTTCGGCTGTATTCGAGCTGTTGCCCCTTGCCGTCATCCCCGCGAAAGCGGGGATCCATTTCAAAGCTTGGCGGCCTGGATCACGATGGATCCCCGCTTTCGCGGGGATGACGAACGAGTGAGCAAGCCCGGTCTTGGATACGTGCATATTTCCTGGTTGCGGAAGGGGCGCAGGAAACTTTGGCGATGAAGCTTCATGGACGACGAGGTCTATAGCAGCCAGCTGATCAGCCGCGAGGCGCTGCGATCGCTGTCGCGGCGCAGCGATGGGCCGGGACTGCTTCACCTTGGGCTGCATCTGGCGCTCATCCTCGCCCTCCTCGCGCTCGCGATCTCGCTCCGCGGCTCGCTCTGGCAGATCCCGGCGCTCTGGGCCGAGGGCGTCGCGCTCGTGTTCCTGTTCGCGCCATTGCACGAGACCATCCACCGCACGGCCTTCCGGCAGCGCTGGCTCAACGAGGCGGTCGCCTGGCTCTGCGGCGCGGTGCTGATGCTGCCGCCCGAATATTTCCGCTGCTTCCACTTCGCCCATCACCGGCACACGCAGGATCCCGCGCGCGATCCGGAGCTGGCCTCGCCCAAGCCGCGTACCCTGCCGGGCTGGCTCTGGTATCTGTCGGGCCTGCCCTACTGGATCGCGGAGCTCAAGGTCACGCTGCGCCAGGCGCTGGGCCGCGCGGACGAAGCCTTCATCCCAGCGCGCTCGAAGCCCCGCGTGGTGGCGGAGGCGCGCATCCTCTGGACCGTCTATCTGGCGCTCGCGGTCGGCTCGGTGGCCTTTCGCAGCGAGGCTCTCCTGCTCTATGGCGTGGCGCCGCTGCTGCTGGGCCAGCCCGCCTTGCGCGCCTATCTGATGGCCGAGCATACCGGCTGCGCCTTCGGGCCCGACATGCTGGCCAACTCGCGCACCACCCGCACCAACGCCCTGGTGCGCTTCCTGGCCTGGAACATGCCCTACCATGCCGAGCATCACGGCTGGCCC harbors:
- a CDS encoding 3-hydroxyacyl-CoA dehydrogenase NAD-binding domain-containing protein, which produces MKLIDQSQVKTIAVLGTGLIGAGWTAWYLSRGFTVRASDADPKREAFLRNFVKEAWPLLKPLGMVANADPGRLTFHADPAEAARGSDFVQENVFERLDLKQNVLAAVDAVLPPDRVIASSTSSYPPSDLQAKCKHAERVVVGHPFNPPHLIPLVEVVGGRKTDPAAVDWSMAFYDGIGKKAILLKKEIVGHYVNRVQEAIFREMVHCVAEGIVSVEDADIGVAYGPGLRWAFMGPAFTYHMAGGPGGLAYSFDHFGPDIEKNWADLGNPKLTPELMKTFIEGTKAETGGKSYPELAAWRDQCLVAIQGALEQVAKKKG
- the fghA gene encoding S-formylglutathione hydrolase, whose translation is MTIETISEHRCFGGVQGFYRHASSACAGPMRFSVYRPPQAARGHVPTLFYLAGLTCTEETFMIKAGAQRLASELGLILVAPDTSPREPRLPGDDADWDFGLGAGFYLDATQAPWSAHYRMHDYVSRELPELVAKHFPADPKRFGIFGHSMGGHGALVLGLRHPHRFRSLSAFAPISSPSQVPWGIKAFTNYLGPDRAAWAEWDANALVRRRAYGRPILIDQGLADKFLEVQLKPELFEAACKAAGQPLMLRRHEGYDHGYYFIESFIEDHLRHHAAALVG
- a CDS encoding fatty acid desaturase, with the protein product MDDEVYSSQLISREALRSLSRRSDGPGLLHLGLHLALILALLALAISLRGSLWQIPALWAEGVALVFLFAPLHETIHRTAFRQRWLNEAVAWLCGAVLMLPPEYFRCFHFAHHRHTQDPARDPELASPKPRTLPGWLWYLSGLPYWIAELKVTLRQALGRADEAFIPARSKPRVVAEARILWTVYLALAVGSVAFRSEALLLYGVAPLLLGQPALRAYLMAEHTGCAFGPDMLANSRTTRTNALVRFLAWNMPYHAEHHGWPAVPFHALPALHRLAAQGLRCRGDGYAAVVRNILSSPDQAPPPVAA